The Niallia alba genome includes a window with the following:
- the rpsN gene encoding 30S ribosomal protein S14, with protein MAKKSKIIKEKKRQAKVEKYAVLRLELKEKGDYEALRKLPRDSSPTRLKNRCEVTGRPRGYLRKFKMSRIAFREYAHKGQIPGVKKASW; from the coding sequence ATGGCAAAAAAGTCAAAAATAATAAAAGAAAAAAAACGTCAAGCAAAGGTTGAAAAATATGCTGTTCTTCGATTAGAGCTCAAAGAAAAAGGGGACTATGAAGCGCTTAGAAAATTACCGAGAGATTCTTCACCAACCCGTTTAAAAAACAGATGTGAAGTGACTGGCAGACCAAGAGGCTATTTGAGAAAATTCAAAATGTCCCGCATCGCTTTTAGAGAATATGCTCATAAAGGACAAATTCCAGGAGTGAAAAAAGCAAGTTGGTGA
- the ltrA gene encoding group II intron reverse transcriptase/maturase has product MQETKPFSISKNAVMTAFERVKANKGAYGIDEQSIESFELDLKNNLYKLWNRMSSGSYFPKPVKAIAIPKKNGGTRTLGIPTVEDRVAQMVAKLYFEPSVEKLFYEDSYGYRPNKSAIHAIEATRKRCWRKDWVLEFDIKGLFDNIRHDYLIEMVKRHTNQEWVILYIQRWLTAPFQMEDGTLTERTSGTPQGGVISPVLANLFLHYTFDDFMTKEFPSIPWARYADDGIAHCASLKQAKYLQRRLEERFQLFGLELNLEKTKIVYCKDDDRQGDYSTISFDFLGYTFRPRHSKNKYGKFFTNFLPAIADKAKKAIRKEVRSWRLQLKVDKTLQDISNMFNKKIQGWINYYGHFYKSEMYSVLRYINSCLVKWVRRKYKKRKHRRRAEHWLGAIAHRERKLFVHWKYGIQPAMNNGSRMS; this is encoded by the coding sequence ATGCAAGAAACAAAACCGTTTAGTATTTCAAAGAATGCAGTAATGACTGCATTTGAGCGAGTTAAAGCCAACAAAGGGGCATACGGGATTGATGAACAGTCTATTGAGAGCTTCGAACTAGACTTGAAGAATAATCTGTACAAACTATGGAATCGTATGTCCTCAGGAAGCTATTTTCCTAAACCAGTAAAAGCAATAGCTATTCCCAAAAAGAACGGTGGAACAAGAACACTTGGTATACCTACAGTCGAAGACCGAGTGGCACAGATGGTTGCGAAATTATATTTTGAACCATCAGTGGAGAAATTGTTTTATGAGGATTCTTATGGATATCGACCAAATAAATCGGCGATTCATGCGATCGAGGCTACAAGGAAAAGATGTTGGAGGAAAGACTGGGTATTAGAGTTCGATATTAAGGGACTGTTTGATAATATCCGACATGATTACCTCATTGAAATGGTAAAACGTCATACAAATCAAGAATGGGTCATCTTATATATACAAAGATGGCTAACTGCACCTTTTCAAATGGAGGACGGAACGTTAACAGAGCGGACTTCTGGCACTCCGCAAGGAGGGGTCATCAGTCCAGTTCTTGCGAATCTATTTCTTCATTATACATTTGATGATTTTATGACAAAAGAATTTCCAAGTATTCCTTGGGCAAGATACGCTGATGATGGAATAGCACACTGTGCTTCATTGAAACAAGCCAAATATCTTCAACGAAGACTGGAAGAAAGATTTCAATTGTTTGGATTGGAGTTGAACCTGGAGAAAACGAAAATTGTCTATTGTAAAGATGATGATAGGCAAGGGGACTATTCGACTATCTCTTTCGATTTTCTAGGATACACATTTCGTCCAAGGCACTCAAAGAATAAATATGGAAAATTCTTTACAAACTTCTTGCCAGCTATTGCCGACAAGGCAAAGAAAGCAATCAGAAAAGAAGTGAGAAGTTGGCGACTACAGCTCAAAGTAGATAAAACACTGCAGGATATTTCCAACATGTTCAATAAGAAAATCCAAGGTTGGATTAATTACTATGGACATTTCTATAAATCAGAAATGTACAGTGTACTGCGATATATTAATAGTTGCTTGGTAAAATGGGTTCGCCGAAAATACAAAAAGCGAAAACATCGAAGAAGAGCGGAACATTGGTTAGGAGCTATTGCACATCGAGAACGCAAGTTATTTGTGCATTGGAAATATGGAATACAACCGGCGATGAATAATGGGAGCCGTATGAGCTGA
- a CDS encoding transposase: MKRIKHSKEFKLQVIKEAQDTGKNTLVARRYDLNPNMVSRWVREYKDGKFGEVDVAVLPDIDSKELSKENEKLKMLLGEKDLEIAILRDLIKKKNPHLLKSMK; this comes from the coding sequence ATGAAACGAATAAAACATTCTAAAGAATTTAAATTACAAGTCATCAAGGAAGCCCAAGACACAGGGAAGAATACCCTTGTAGCTCGCCGGTATGATCTGAATCCCAATATGGTTAGTCGCTGGGTTCGTGAATACAAAGATGGTAAATTTGGTGAAGTAGATGTGGCTGTGCTGCCAGATATAGACTCCAAAGAATTATCCAAAGAAAATGAAAAACTTAAAATGTTATTAGGTGAAAAAGACCTTGAAATAGCGATCCTGAGGGATCTTATAAAAAAGAAAAACCCTCACTTGCTGAAAAGCATGAAGTAG
- the rpmG gene encoding 50S ribosomal protein L33, whose amino-acid sequence MRVKITLACTETGDRNYITTKNKRNNPDRIELMKYCPRLKKRTLHRETK is encoded by the coding sequence ATGAGAGTAAAAATTACATTAGCATGTACAGAAACAGGAGATAGAAATTATATTACAACAAAAAATAAGCGGAATAACCCAGATCGTATTGAGTTGATGAAATATTGCCCGCGTTTAAAAAAACGTACTTTACATCGAGAAACAAAATAG
- a CDS encoding GNAT family N-acetyltransferase yields MDYFKKAPILKGNKVTLRMINPDIDNQSFFDMFLEPDLHLWTGNTVPINENETYELLCKYRDLNGLISWAIINNETQEFIGTYWIALEDENPKLISSEAQRIGKKYWRQGYTKEARILIYDFVFFQLFAEEIHAVAWKDNINSCKSMEYIGFSLIHTEKSLFSKHNQVLEKNHYILKKEIWIKRRQEILL; encoded by the coding sequence ATGGACTATTTTAAAAAAGCTCCCATATTAAAAGGTAATAAAGTGACATTACGTATGATTAATCCAGATATAGATAACCAATCTTTTTTTGATATGTTTCTAGAGCCAGACCTTCATTTATGGACAGGAAATACTGTTCCAATCAATGAGAATGAAACATATGAACTTCTTTGTAAATATCGCGACTTAAATGGACTAATTTCATGGGCTATAATTAATAATGAAACTCAAGAGTTTATTGGGACTTATTGGATCGCATTAGAAGATGAGAATCCAAAGTTAATTTCCTCAGAAGCACAAAGGATAGGTAAGAAATACTGGAGGCAGGGATATACAAAAGAAGCAAGGATTCTAATCTATGATTTTGTATTTTTTCAGTTATTTGCTGAAGAAATTCATGCAGTGGCATGGAAAGACAATATAAATTCCTGCAAATCAATGGAGTATATTGGTTTTAGTTTAATCCATACAGAAAAGAGTTTATTCTCAAAGCATAATCAAGTACTTGAGAAAAATCACTATATTTTAAAAAAAGAAATATGGATAAAGAGAAGACAAGAAATTTTATTATGA
- a CDS encoding GTP-binding protein, whose product MNNKKIPVTVLSGYLGSGKTTLLNHILSNRENLKVAVILNDMSEVNIDASLVKQGGFSRTDEKLVEMQNGCICCTLREDLIIEVEKLASLGNIDYIVIESSGISEPIPVAQTFTYVDESVGIDLSRFCQLDTMVTVVDANRFWHDFSSGESLLDRKQAVDEMDEREIADLLIDQIEFANVIVLNKTDLISESKLQELKAVIQKFNPEAKIIESEYSCVPLNQVLNTGLFDFEAASQSAGWIKELNEEHIPETEEYGISSFVYRSNKPFHPVRLMNWLENWPDEVVRAKGFIWLATRNDIAGLLSQAGPSLTIQGAGKWIAAYPEMEQKEVLEEDPDLQKRWDSLYGDRMTELVFIGIGMNQQRMEEDLNACLLTEMEMKKDWTKFIDPLPAFS is encoded by the coding sequence TTGAACAACAAGAAAATTCCAGTTACCGTTTTAAGCGGCTATCTTGGTTCAGGCAAAACTACTTTATTAAATCATATTTTATCTAATAGAGAAAACTTAAAAGTTGCTGTGATTCTCAATGATATGAGTGAAGTAAATATCGATGCTTCATTGGTGAAACAGGGTGGTTTCTCAAGAACAGATGAAAAATTGGTGGAAATGCAAAATGGTTGCATTTGCTGCACACTTAGAGAAGATTTAATAATAGAAGTAGAAAAGCTTGCAAGTTTAGGTAATATTGATTATATCGTAATTGAATCTAGTGGCATTAGCGAACCGATTCCCGTTGCGCAAACATTTACATATGTAGATGAGAGTGTTGGAATTGACTTATCTCGATTTTGTCAGTTAGATACAATGGTTACTGTAGTAGATGCCAATCGTTTTTGGCATGATTTTTCATCGGGCGAAAGTCTTTTAGACCGTAAGCAAGCGGTGGATGAAATGGATGAAAGAGAAATAGCAGATTTGTTAATTGATCAAATTGAATTTGCTAATGTGATTGTGTTGAATAAAACGGATTTAATTTCAGAAAGTAAACTTCAAGAATTGAAAGCAGTTATACAAAAATTTAATCCAGAAGCTAAAATCATTGAGAGTGAATATTCGTGCGTTCCCTTAAATCAAGTTTTAAATACTGGGTTATTTGATTTTGAAGCCGCAAGTCAAAGTGCAGGCTGGATAAAAGAACTGAATGAAGAACATATTCCGGAGACAGAAGAATATGGAATTTCTTCCTTTGTATATCGAAGCAATAAACCTTTTCACCCAGTTAGATTGATGAATTGGCTAGAAAACTGGCCAGATGAAGTTGTTCGTGCTAAAGGATTTATTTGGTTGGCTACTAGAAATGATATTGCCGGACTACTTTCTCAAGCTGGACCCTCCTTAACCATACAAGGTGCAGGGAAGTGGATAGCAGCTTATCCAGAAATGGAGCAAAAAGAAGTTTTAGAAGAAGATCCAGATTTACAAAAACGTTGGGATTCCTTATACGGAGATCGAATGACAGAGTTAGTGTTTATTGGAATTGGCATGAATCAACAGCGAATGGAAGAAGATTTAAATGCATGTTTATTGACTGAAATGGAAATGAAAAAGGATTGGACCAAATTTATTGATCCATTACCTGCATTTTCCTGA
- a CDS encoding IS3 family transposase: MQKGYSISKVLKIIGIPRSTYYYQKNYRVEEKKVSEGRPAPGYSIQEDGQKISDEQIKEFLLEEIAGDCYNYGYRKLTKVLRRKYKLKINKKKVYRICKELGILRPQRQKKVSYPRKLARNRIITRSNQLWEADIKYGFIEGEDRFFFVMSIIDVYDRGIITYHMGLSCTGDDVKQTLKRALLKRQQYDELEKPVIRTDNGPQFISHTFEKFCEDSKIEHERIPPRTPNMNAHIESFHRIFEDDCLSRWQFETYTEAYQEVMNFMEFYNERRMHSSILDLSPKEFYQKQDSLVIKEVRV; this comes from the coding sequence ATTCAAAAAGGCTACTCGATTTCAAAGGTGCTTAAAATCATAGGTATTCCTCGATCCACATACTATTATCAAAAGAATTATCGTGTTGAGGAGAAAAAAGTAAGTGAGGGACGTCCAGCACCAGGTTATTCGATCCAAGAGGACGGTCAAAAGATATCAGACGAACAGATTAAAGAATTTCTACTAGAAGAGATTGCCGGTGATTGCTATAACTATGGTTATCGCAAACTCACTAAGGTCTTAAGGCGAAAATACAAACTTAAAATTAACAAGAAAAAAGTATACCGGATTTGTAAAGAATTGGGCATCTTACGCCCACAGCGCCAAAAGAAAGTCTCATACCCTAGGAAACTAGCAAGAAATCGCATTATTACAAGATCTAATCAGCTATGGGAAGCTGACATTAAATATGGCTTTATCGAAGGTGAGGATCGCTTTTTCTTTGTCATGTCCATCATCGATGTTTATGACAGGGGCATCATTACCTATCATATGGGATTAAGCTGCACTGGAGATGATGTCAAACAGACACTGAAAAGGGCATTATTAAAACGCCAACAATATGATGAATTGGAAAAACCTGTAATCCGAACAGACAATGGACCGCAGTTTATTTCCCATACTTTTGAAAAGTTTTGTGAAGATTCCAAAATTGAGCACGAAAGAATTCCACCAAGAACACCAAATATGAATGCTCATATTGAGTCTTTCCATCGCATTTTTGAGGACGATTGCCTATCCAGATGGCAGTTTGAAACCTACACAGAAGCATATCAAGAAGTCATGAATTTTATGGAGTTCTACAACGAGAGACGTATGCATTCTAGTATACTAGATTTGTCACCAAAGGAATTCTATCAAAAACAAGATTCATTGGTGATCAAGGAGGTTCGGGTGTAA
- a CDS encoding IS4 family transposase: MDKFTRKTSFEQWLSPISSTKLEELVEAYQLNYYTKKLYIASFLKLLVFAQLNETESLRAVSDTLFSDDLQKATELESISFSQLGRRLNQVPTEVFQQVFLDLVAQIHKKTHFEKRRKMTTPLKIIDSSTLPLNLNNHKWAEFRKTKSGIKLHLRLVYLEKGCSYPDKAVLTNAIEHDRGQLEVLVDDKECMYVFDRGYLDYKQFDRMTDDGYFFVSRLRKNAVTHQIEKFHLPKNSTVLSDEMISLGTAQSRAGNEFRLLKVMDSKGNELHLITNRFDLNADELAELYKSRWAIELFFKWMKQHLNIKKFYGQSEQAVHNQVYIAMIVYCLNVLAQLGTNSSRTYLQISRLLKAAPWKSAHIWIRKIAGRAVP; this comes from the coding sequence ATGGATAAGTTTACACGAAAAACATCATTTGAACAATGGCTTTCACCGATTTCCTCCACAAAACTAGAGGAACTTGTGGAAGCCTATCAATTAAATTACTATACAAAGAAGCTGTACATTGCTTCATTCTTGAAATTACTCGTATTCGCACAACTCAACGAAACCGAAAGTCTACGTGCGGTTAGTGATACGTTATTCTCGGATGACCTACAAAAAGCAACCGAACTAGAATCAATTAGCTTTTCGCAACTGGGACGCCGGCTAAATCAAGTGCCGACAGAGGTGTTCCAGCAGGTGTTTCTAGATTTAGTCGCGCAAATTCATAAGAAAACGCATTTTGAAAAGCGACGGAAAATGACAACACCACTGAAAATCATCGACTCAAGTACGTTACCATTGAACCTGAACAATCATAAATGGGCTGAATTCCGCAAAACAAAATCAGGCATTAAGCTCCATTTACGTCTTGTTTACTTAGAAAAGGGCTGTTCATACCCGGATAAAGCGGTGTTAACGAATGCGATTGAACATGATCGAGGTCAGCTAGAAGTACTTGTTGACGACAAAGAGTGCATGTATGTTTTTGACCGTGGTTACTTGGATTACAAGCAATTTGACCGTATGACAGACGACGGGTATTTCTTTGTCTCACGCTTACGAAAAAACGCCGTTACACATCAAATCGAGAAATTTCACCTTCCAAAAAATTCAACTGTTTTATCAGATGAAATGATTTCTTTGGGCACAGCACAAAGTCGGGCTGGTAATGAGTTTCGACTACTGAAAGTGATGGATTCAAAAGGGAATGAGCTGCACCTCATCACGAATCGTTTCGACTTAAATGCGGATGAACTCGCTGAACTGTACAAATCACGCTGGGCAATCGAGCTGTTTTTCAAGTGGATGAAACAACACTTGAACATCAAAAAGTTCTACGGACAAAGCGAACAAGCTGTCCATAATCAAGTGTACATCGCGATGATTGTCTACTGTTTAAACGTACTGGCTCAGTTGGGTACAAACAGTTCACGGACGTACTTACAAATTAGTCGGTTGTTAAAAGCAGCACCGTGGAAATCCGCACACATTTGGATTCGAAAAATAGCAGGAAGAGCTGTCCCGTAA
- the istA gene encoding IS21 family transposase, producing MDKWEMYMEIKQLLKQGFSQTKIAEKLGVSRTTVYRHLKRSPSEMAEWVDSLQYKKKKLDPYKELILSWLRMHPDMSAAQVYDWLLEKYKDLTVGESTVRTYVKALREEYKINKETSPRMYEAIPDPPMGEQMQVDFGHTRQKTVDNKEAKLNFIAFVLSHSRQKYKEWLDRPFTTRDVIQAHENAFKWYGGMTNEIVYDQDSLIVVSENGGDLILTKEFQQYRESRGINLRVCRKADPESKGRIENVVGFIKQNYAKHRVFHNIDSWNEQGWEWLNRTGNYKIHNTTKKRPFEVFLLEKQHLKPVSQNIDIQNNYEISIARCVHKDNTIRYQSNRYSLPLGTYNKYEKVCIKETETKELVIYIPDTGEIIAKHSIPEGKGMLIKDKKHSRDRTKGVGAFINTVAERFEDKELAFKYLEKVREKNPRYIKDQLQIILRETKGIDNEVLTKALAECLKRKLYSATDFGDIIAYVKRQRQVHETVIDKKKEVKTLNRLSEWVLETEAYKRKVDTYTVLMEVE from the coding sequence GTGGATAAGTGGGAAATGTACATGGAGATAAAGCAATTATTAAAGCAAGGATTTAGTCAGACAAAGATAGCTGAAAAGTTAGGGGTTTCTCGAACAACTGTTTACAGGCACTTAAAGAGATCTCCTTCGGAGATGGCGGAATGGGTTGATTCTCTTCAGTATAAAAAGAAAAAATTAGATCCATATAAAGAACTGATTTTATCTTGGTTGAGAATGCATCCGGATATGTCAGCAGCACAAGTTTATGATTGGCTTTTAGAGAAATATAAAGATCTAACTGTTGGAGAAAGTACAGTAAGAACATATGTAAAAGCATTAAGAGAAGAATACAAAATAAATAAGGAAACATCTCCTCGAATGTATGAGGCAATTCCTGATCCCCCAATGGGAGAACAAATGCAAGTAGATTTTGGTCATACGAGACAAAAAACTGTTGATAATAAGGAAGCCAAACTCAACTTTATAGCTTTTGTCTTATCACATTCTAGACAAAAGTATAAAGAGTGGTTGGATAGACCATTTACAACACGGGATGTTATACAAGCCCATGAGAACGCGTTTAAATGGTATGGAGGAATGACCAATGAGATCGTTTATGACCAAGATAGTTTAATTGTTGTTAGCGAAAATGGTGGAGATCTAATTTTAACTAAAGAATTTCAGCAGTATAGAGAATCCAGAGGAATAAACCTTCGGGTTTGTAGAAAAGCTGACCCTGAGAGTAAGGGAAGAATAGAAAATGTAGTTGGATTTATCAAACAAAACTATGCCAAACATAGAGTGTTTCATAACATCGACTCTTGGAATGAGCAAGGATGGGAATGGCTGAACAGAACGGGTAACTATAAAATACACAATACAACAAAAAAGAGACCATTCGAAGTGTTCCTCCTGGAAAAGCAACACTTAAAACCAGTCTCCCAAAATATAGATATTCAAAATAACTATGAGATAAGTATAGCAAGATGTGTTCATAAGGACAATACTATTCGTTACCAATCTAATCGGTACTCTCTTCCACTTGGAACTTATAACAAATATGAAAAAGTATGTATCAAGGAAACGGAGACTAAAGAATTAGTTATTTATATACCTGATACTGGCGAAATTATTGCAAAACATTCAATTCCCGAAGGGAAAGGGATGTTAATAAAAGATAAAAAACATAGTAGGGATCGTACAAAAGGTGTTGGAGCATTCATTAATACAGTGGCTGAGAGATTTGAAGATAAAGAACTAGCCTTTAAATATTTAGAGAAGGTTAGGGAAAAAAATCCTCGTTACATTAAAGACCAGTTGCAAATCATCTTGCGCGAAACAAAAGGTATCGATAACGAAGTACTGACTAAAGCGTTAGCAGAGTGTTTAAAAAGGAAATTATACAGTGCAACTGATTTTGGCGATATCATTGCATATGTGAAACGTCAGCGCCAGGTACATGAAACAGTTATTGATAAAAAGAAAGAAGTTAAGACTTTGAACAGGCTATCAGAATGGGTTTTAGAAACAGAAGCATACAAAAGAAAAGTAGATACTTACACGGTTTTAATGGAGGTTGAATAG
- a CDS encoding IS4 family transposase, whose product MDKITRKTSFGQWFSPINLQLFEETVKTLKLDYYTKKLKTDSFLKLLLFAQLQEVESLHELSDCLFDDQLQKGIDLDSISISQLSRRLNGINPDLFQRLFLDLVAQIHAKTHYTKLIMPLKIIDSSTLPLNLTNHKWAKFRKTKAGVKLHLRLVFMEKGSSYPEKAVLTTAKEHDRGQLEIMVDDKECMYVFDRGYLDYERFDRMTDDGYFFLSRLRKNAVIREVYNFKLPENSAVLSDQMVLIGTTQNRAENYFRLLKVMDSKGNELHLITNRFDLSAEEISEMYKSRWAIELFFKWIKQHLSIKKFYGQSEWAIQNQVFIALIVFCLHVLVQLETRSKRKTLQISRYLRAALWKPAHIWLRKIEGKAIP is encoded by the coding sequence ATGGACAAGATTACACGAAAAACTTCATTTGGACAATGGTTTTCACCAATAAATCTTCAACTTTTTGAAGAAACCGTGAAAACGTTGAAATTAGATTACTATACGAAAAAACTAAAAACAGACTCATTTCTAAAATTACTCCTTTTTGCACAGCTACAAGAAGTCGAAAGTTTGCATGAGCTAAGCGATTGTCTTTTCGACGACCAACTACAAAAAGGCATTGATCTTGATTCAATCAGTATTTCTCAGCTCTCACGCCGATTAAACGGTATAAATCCAGATTTATTTCAAAGGCTTTTCCTTGATTTAGTCGCACAAATTCATGCAAAAACACATTATACAAAGCTTATTATGCCGTTAAAAATCATTGATTCAAGCACATTGCCACTTAATTTGACCAATCATAAATGGGCAAAGTTCCGCAAAACAAAAGCGGGTGTCAAGTTGCATTTGAGACTTGTGTTTATGGAAAAAGGGAGTTCCTATCCTGAAAAGGCTGTTTTAACAACGGCAAAAGAACATGATCGTGGTCAGCTTGAAATCATGGTTGATGATAAAGAATGCATGTATGTGTTTGACCGTGGCTACCTAGATTACGAGCGCTTTGACCGAATGACAGATGATGGTTACTTTTTTCTTTCAAGGCTACGGAAAAACGCAGTCATACGGGAAGTTTATAATTTTAAACTACCCGAGAATTCAGCTGTTTTGTCAGATCAAATGGTGTTGATTGGTACGACTCAAAACCGTGCTGAAAATTACTTTCGTCTTCTAAAAGTGATGGATTCAAAAGGAAATGAACTGCATTTAATTACCAATCGTTTTGATTTGAGTGCCGAAGAAATTTCAGAGATGTACAAATCACGGTGGGCAATTGAGTTGTTCTTTAAATGGATCAAACAGCATCTCAGCATCAAAAAGTTCTACGGTCAAAGTGAATGGGCGATTCAAAACCAAGTGTTTATCGCACTGATTGTTTTTTGCCTACATGTTCTCGTACAACTTGAAACAAGAAGTAAGCGAAAAACCTTACAAATTAGCCGTTATTTAAGGGCTGCATTGTGGAAACCAGCCCATATCTGGCTTCGAAAGATTGAAGGGAAAGCCATCCCTTAA